The genomic stretch tttcattaatttttttaataatttgtaatgGAACAGATATAAAACATGCTGAAAGTGTATATATATTGGGTATTTCatcttttttgtcaaaatcatgGGACAGGTGaacatgtataatttttaatttcaatgcatATAATCAAAATGTTACTTGTCCTCATGGAGGTCCAGGAAAACAAAGAATACATCTGAAAATATTTAAACTTAACAATGTTGCATACAAGTTTAAAGATTTAGATTTAAGTTCTCCATTGCGGATCACACTTACAAGACTAATGAATTTCTTTTCTGCTATTAATGCATTAAGCTACCAGAATACATCAGAGTCATCTAGATTTAACTTTACACATACTCCATTGGCAGGCAGTAACTTAATGATTgacactacatgtatataaagctAACAgcctgaaaataaaaacaatacattcttatctaatattaaaaaatatacaaacaaacgtattatctattatcatgattattaaaatacatcatataccaatatatatacatgtatgattttttttttcaggttcTACAAGAATGCGACAAGCAGAAGATTTGTGTCGGAGAGGGAGGACATCGTTCTCATGAGAATGACATATCTTCGTAAGATACATAAATTTAGGCAGCAATGGCGTCATATTGTATATCTGAATGAGACTTGGTTAAACACCAATCATGTGGTAAAGGGTGACTGGCTGGATGTTCCCAGCACGTCCATGTCTGTCTTTGAGCCACACTGTAAAGGTACCCATCGGAAAGTACCTTCTGGCAAGGGTACTAGATTGATAATCTTAGATGTTGGCTCCTCCAGATGTGGTCTTATATTTGAGTCGAAAACCAACAGCTCTGATTATCATGACGAGATGAATAAGGAGCATTTTACAGAGTGGTTCAGAGATACACTTCTCCCTAAACTGCCTCCTCGGTCTGTAATTGTAATGGACAATGCTCCGTATCACAGTCATTTAGACCCTGACTCAAAGGTACCAAACACGAACAGCAAGAAGTCAGAGATCTCGGCATGGCTGGAGAAGAGCAATGTTGAGTAtgataagaaaatgaaaaagaccgAGCTGCTTGATTTGGTGAAGCAAAACAAGCCTCAACCTAGGTATATGATAGATGACCTTGCATCAGCTAATGGCCATGAGATTTTACGCACACCTCCTTATCAGTGTGAGCTCAATCCCATCGAACTGGTTTGG from Mytilus edulis chromosome 7, xbMytEdul2.2, whole genome shotgun sequence encodes the following:
- the LOC139483256 gene encoding uncharacterized protein — its product is MNKEHFTEWFRDTLLPKLPPRSVIVMDNAPYHSHLDPDSKVPNTNSKKSEISAWLEKSNVEYDKKMKKTELLDLVKQNKPQPRYMIDDLASANGHEILRTPPYQCELNPIELVWSYLKGNVARNNSSCNKKGITQLFLEAKSHVDAEHWAKFETRVVREFKEKLRKLDGIRDEDVNPVVIDMTDDDSDDSQKTIPYIFS